One Triticum dicoccoides isolate Atlit2015 ecotype Zavitan chromosome 5B, WEW_v2.0, whole genome shotgun sequence genomic window carries:
- the LOC119311022 gene encoding peroxidase 55-like — translation MERRRRGSCFCLLAVTAVVVVAAASGGEAKLSPDHYRRTCPRVESIVRSAVARKVRATFVTVPATLRLFFHDCFVQGCDASVMIASSSNDAEKDAPDNQSLAGDGFDTVVRAKAAVEKACPGVVSCADILALAARDVVSMSSGPSWKVELGRLDGLVSKAGDVTGRLPGPDMQPDAITALFDGNGLAVRDMVALSGAHTVGFSHCERFAGRLYRHGAVDPSLSPSYARQLMAACPPDVDLTIAVDMDPVTPTVFDNKYYANLAAGLGLFASDQALHDGAASRPAVEGFAGNQTLFFEAFKEAMVKLGRVGVKSGEDGEIRRDCTAFN, via the exons ATGGAGCGGCGGAGAAGGGGCAGCTGCTTCTGCTTGCTCGCCGtgacggcggtggtggtggtggcggcggcgtccggcggcgagGCGAAGCTGTCGCCGGACCACTACCGCAGGACGTGCCCGCGCGTGGAGTCGATCGTGCGGTCGGCCGTGGCCAGGAAGGTGAGGGCGACCTTCGTCACCGTCCCCGCCACGCTCAGGCTCttcttccacgactgcttcgtccag GGCTGTGACGCGTCGGTGATGATCGCGTCAAGCAGCAACGACGCCGAGAAGGACGCGCCGGACAACCAGTCCCTCGCCGGCGACGGCTTCGACACCGTCGTGCGCGCCAAGGCCGCCGTCGAGAAGGCATGCCCCGGCGTCGTCTCCTGTGCCGACATCCTCGCCCTCGCCGCCCGGGACGTCGTCTCCATG TCGTCGGGCCCGAGCTGGAAGGTGGAGCTCGGCCGGCTGGACGGGCTCGTCTCCAAGGCCGGCGACGTCACGGGCAGGCTACCGGGTCCGGACATGCAGCCGGACGCCATCACCGCGCTGTTCGACGGCAACGGCCTCGCCGTGCGCGACATGGTCGCGCTCTCGGGCGCGCACACCGTCGGCTTCTCCCACTGCGAGCGCTTCGCCGGCCGGCTCTACCGGCACGGCGCGGTGGACCCGTCGTTGAGCCCGTCGTACGCGCGGCAGCTGATGGCGGCGTGCCCGCCGGACGTCGACCTGACCATCGCCGTCGACATGGACCCCGTCACGCCCACCGTCTTCGACAACAAATACTACGCCAACCTGGCCGCGGGCCTGGGGCTGTTCGCCTCCGACCAGGCGCTGCACGACGGCGCTGCGTCGCGGCCGGCCGTGGAGGGGTTCGCCGGGAACCAGACGCTCTTCTTCGAGGCGTTCAAGGAGGCCATGGTGAAGCTCGGGAGGGTCGGGGTGAAGAGCGGCGAGGACGGGGAGATCAGACGAGACTGCACCGCGTTCAACTAG
- the LOC119311023 gene encoding transmembrane emp24 domain-containing protein p24beta2-like, with protein sequence MMDVRGLRLGYFLVLCLVPFLRHAVAIRFVMDRGECFSHNVDYEGDTVHVSFVVIKADTPWHYSEDGVDLVVKDPNGNQVHDSRAKVSDKFEFIVQKRGVHRFCFTNKSPYHETVDFDVHVGHFSYFDQHAKDEHFGPLFEQIRKLDEDLYNVLFEQHWLTAQTDRQAILNENMSTRAIHKALLESAALIAASAVQVYLLRRLFERKLGTSRV encoded by the exons ATGATGGACGTGAGGGGCTTGAGATTGGGTTATTTCTTGGTCCTCTGCCTCGTGCCTTTCTTGCGCCATGCCGTGGCTATTCGCTTTGTGATGGACAGGGGAGAGTGCTTCTCTCACAATGTTGATTATGAAGGGGATACAGTTCATGTATCATTTGTTGTGATCAAGGCAGACACTCCATGGCACTATAGCGAGGATGGTGTCGATCTCGTG GTGAAAGACCCTAATGGCAATCAAGTCCATGATTCTCGTGCCAAGGTTAGTGATAAGTTCGAATTCATAGTTCAGAAGAGAGGTGTCCACCGTTTCTGCTTCACCaataagtccccgtatcatgaaacTGTGGACTTTGATGTGCATGTTGGTCATTTTTCATATTTTGACCAGCATGCCAAAGATg AGCATTTTGGTCCTTTGTTTGAACAAATAAGAAAGTTGGACGAAGATCTGTATAACGTTCTGTTTGAACAGCACTGGCTAACTGCCCAAACAGACCGCCAAGCAATAT TAAATGAGAACATGAGCACGAGGGCAATTCACAAGGCACTCCTCGAATCAGCTGCCCTTATTGCAGCCAGTGCTGTGCAGGTCTACTTGCTGCGACGCCTCTTCGAGCGTAAGCTGGGTACATCTAGGGTCTAA